The Triticum aestivum cultivar Chinese Spring chromosome 3A, IWGSC CS RefSeq v2.1, whole genome shotgun sequence genome includes a region encoding these proteins:
- the LOC123056604 gene encoding uncharacterized protein: MTIIDFIDVIDDIIDLSSDGENVEQDEIPAQPPATMLDRQEVFVEAGDGRQEADESGNTIQATTWSMFREKGPLDTTANQNCASMTVSLPSPASAAWEAHPSSQPDHTEEGSSTRSRNTIIDTTATPSSVAEKGPLDATATQNFPLTSVTFPSATFTTPKGLTHEGDNGRLLRMYGRRPRKKKNYHTETPRRSPRFEDKLGVDRKLL, from the exons ATGACAATAATAGACTTCATAGACGTGATTGATGATATCATTGACTTGAGCAGCGATGGGGAGAATGTTGAACAGGATGAAATCCCAGCTCAGCCCCCGGCGACGATGCTTGATAGGCAGGAGGTGTTTGTCGAAGCTGGTGATGGAAGGCAAGAGGCTGACGAGTCCGGAAATACTATCCAAGCTACCACATGGTCCATGTTTAGGGAGAAAGGGCCTCTTGATACAACTGCAAACCAGAATTGCGCTTCAATGACAGTATCACTCCCAA GCCCTGCTTCAGCGGCTTGGGAGGCTCATCCCTCATCACAGCCGGACCACACTGAAGAAGGGTCCTCTACTCGGTCCAGAAATACTATAATAGATACCACTGCAACACCGTCCTCGGTTGCAGAAAAAGGGCCTCTTGATGCCACTGCAACACAGAATTTTCCTCTAACATCAGTGACATTCCCAA GTGCCACTTTCACGACTCCAAAGGGTCTGACACATGAAGGAGATAATGGAAGGCTGCTGAGGATGTATGGGAGACGTcctaggaagaagaagaactaccaTACCGAAACCCCTAGGAGAAGTCCTAGGTTCGAAGATAAGCTGGGAGTCGATCGGAAGCTGTTGTAA